The Chryseobacterium geocarposphaerae genome has a window encoding:
- a CDS encoding aminoglycoside phosphotransferase family protein, which yields MISEKAKRFFENYLGEKSSEFVSLAQSGSSRVNFWAQSDNQKYIITYNENIQENESFFYYSEIFSALHLNTPAILSISEDRKIYVQEFLGQNTLSEIIAEEGLSEHVKSLVQQTLEKLYQLQILTQDKIDYSKTFEYEQYDELPVIHDLYYFKNFVADVLELEYHKSNLLKEFKKIASLIESLEPKGIMIRDFQARNIMVNENNEVSFIDYQSAMKGPLIYDVISFLFQAKANFPEDFKNDMLDFYIQQFESKDVQIQLKKSVKPIQMMRFLQVLGAYGFRGLIQKKQHFIASIERGIENITEFAESWDNMQEYPELKNLILQLSTEKTEAKIEEILK from the coding sequence ATGATTTCTGAAAAAGCAAAACGATTTTTTGAAAATTATCTTGGTGAAAAATCTTCTGAATTCGTCTCCTTGGCTCAAAGCGGTTCTTCAAGGGTAAATTTCTGGGCTCAATCCGACAACCAAAAATACATCATCACTTACAACGAAAATATTCAGGAGAATGAAAGTTTTTTTTATTATTCTGAAATTTTCTCAGCTTTACATCTGAATACTCCCGCTATTTTAAGTATTTCTGAAGATAGGAAAATATACGTTCAGGAATTTTTAGGACAAAATACTCTTTCTGAAATTATAGCTGAAGAAGGTTTATCTGAACATGTAAAATCTTTGGTACAACAGACTTTAGAGAAGCTTTATCAATTACAAATTTTGACTCAAGATAAAATAGATTACAGCAAAACTTTTGAATATGAACAATATGATGAGCTCCCTGTAATTCATGATTTATATTATTTTAAAAATTTTGTTGCTGATGTTCTTGAGTTGGAATACCATAAATCTAATCTTTTAAAAGAATTCAAGAAAATTGCCTCACTCATCGAAAGTCTGGAGCCTAAAGGAATTATGATAAGAGATTTTCAGGCAAGAAATATTATGGTGAATGAAAACAATGAAGTTTCATTTATCGATTATCAGTCGGCAATGAAAGGTCCATTGATATATGATGTTATTTCTTTTCTGTTTCAGGCAAAAGCAAACTTTCCTGAAGATTTTAAAAATGACATGCTCGATTTTTACATTCAACAATTTGAAAGTAAAGATGTTCAAATTCAACTAAAAAAGTCGGTGAAGCCGATTCAGATGATGCGGTTTTTGCAGGTTTTAGGAGCTTATGGTTTCCGTGGCCTGATTCAGAAGAAACAACATTTTATCGCAAGTATTGAAAGAGGTATTGAGAATATCACAGAATTTGCTGAAAGTTGGGATAATATGCAAGAATATCCGGAACTTAAAAACTTAATTTTACAACTAAGCACGGAGAAGACTGAAGCTAAAATTGAAGAGATTTTAAAATAA
- a CDS encoding GxxExxY protein: MHTKKYVTQLSYEIIGFAIKVHKNLGPGLLEGIYEECLKFELERSGYNVRQQVYAPIVYDSLLLETNLRVDLLVNDLVIVELKTVNELLPVHQSQLLTYMKILEKPQGLLINFFTENITKSMKPLVNEYFNLLPE; this comes from the coding sequence ATGCATACAAAAAAATACGTAACACAATTATCCTACGAGATTATTGGTTTTGCAATTAAAGTGCATAAAAATCTTGGCCCAGGTTTATTGGAAGGTATATATGAAGAATGCTTAAAATTTGAATTAGAGAGGAGTGGTTATAATGTCAGGCAGCAAGTTTATGCGCCAATAGTTTATGATAGCTTATTGCTAGAAACCAACCTTCGTGTTGATTTGTTAGTCAATGATCTAGTTATTGTAGAGCTAAAAACGGTAAATGAATTGTTACCTGTTCACCAATCACAACTATTAACTTACATGAAAATTTTAGAAAAACCACAAGGATTACTAATTAATTTTTTCACAGAAAACATAACAAAATCTATGAAACCTTTGGTAAATGAATATTTTAATCTTTTACCAGAATAA
- a CDS encoding RapZ C-terminal domain-containing protein — MLHIDIHSFSYKKGGIPKDDSGNGGGFTFDCRGILNPGRIEEYKSQTGNDIGVQEYLETKTEMPQFLELVKSLISITIDNYIERGFENLQINFGCTGGQHRSVYSAIKIVHFIEEKYGEKVEVSLHHDEQHQLNYK, encoded by the coding sequence ATGCTACACATCGACATCCACAGTTTTTCATACAAAAAAGGAGGAATTCCAAAAGATGATTCAGGAAACGGAGGCGGTTTTACCTTCGATTGCCGCGGAATTCTGAATCCCGGAAGAATTGAAGAATATAAAAGCCAAACCGGAAATGATATTGGCGTTCAGGAATACCTAGAAACAAAAACTGAAATGCCCCAATTTTTAGAATTAGTCAAATCGCTGATCTCCATTACTATCGACAATTATATTGAACGTGGTTTTGAGAACCTGCAGATTAATTTCGGATGCACCGGGGGACAACACAGATCTGTATATTCCGCAATAAAAATTGTTCATTTCATCGAAGAAAAATATGGTGAAAAAGTTGAGGTCAGTCTTCACCATGACGAACAACATCAACTTAATTATAAGTAA